The following proteins are encoded in a genomic region of Cercospora beticola chromosome 8, complete sequence:
- a CDS encoding uncharacterized protein (CAZy:GH28), with the protein MRGLFARLLAWSQAPLSPQFTSSEALDKPHTTATRSIETEIAFVADSDNKCNSDRYDPYVCECLGLNGCWFPSEVQEGPPYSHDEPWPQRSKTCNVPAGGDPKGDDAPAILQAFKDCKEDGHIVFDNTTYYIGSIMNTTGLKDVTIELRGTMLWDTNIPYWLANSMPIGFQNQTSAWHLGGENLHFFGNGYGTIDGNGQAWYDFNQGVSNRHGRPHSLLITNTKNAVIEGLRFIKPQMWTMTVARSEKMLLQDIFINATSDTRDFRANVNTDGVDTVYANNITFLRWTIDNGDDSISMKQNSTNIYIEDCTFYNGQSLAMGSIGQYPGQIEVIENITAHNIKCFNTGYGGRVKTWTGKNKGFPPNGGGGGLGWAKNITFTNFELNDVNLAWAISQCTSYNGQRGDCNTSDFKVSDMHWGNARGTLKGDRVATLQCSAEAPCSNINLFDNELWALDQDIPSYSYLCEAVENTIGFNCTGACNGQCPR; encoded by the exons ATGCGCGGTCTTTTCGCCAGACTTCTGGCTTGGTCTCAGGCCCCATTGTCTCCCCAG TTCACTTCTTCAGAGGCTCTGGATAAGCCGCATACTACAGCTACCAGATCCATCGAGACCGAGATTGCTTTCGTCGCCGACAGCGACAACAAATGCAACTCCGACAGATACGACCCATATGTCTGCGAATGTCTTGGCCTGAATGGTTGCTGGTTTCCCTCTGAGGTACAAGAAGGACCGCCGTACTCGCACGATGAGCCGTGGCCACAGAGAAGTAAGACGTGCAATGTGCCAGCAGGTGGCGATCCCAAGGGCGACGATGCTCCCGCTATCCTCCAAGCTTTCAAGGACTGCAAAGAAGATGGCCATATCGTCTTTGACAACACCACTTACTACATCGGCTCCATCATGAACACGACAGGCTTGAAGGACGTCACTATCGAGCTCCGCGGAACCATGCTGTGGGACACCAACATCCCGTATTGGCTAGCGAACTCGATGCCCATCGGCTTCCAAAACCAGACATCTGCCTGGCATCTGGGCGGCGAGAATCTGCACTTCTTTGGAAATGGCTACGGTACTATCGATGGCAACGGTCAAGCCTGGTATGACTTCAACCAGGGAGTCTCCAATCGGCATGGTCGACCACATTCTCTTTTGATCACAAACACAAAGAATGCTGTAATCGAGGGCCTTCGCTTCATCAAACCTCAAATGTGGACTATGACCGTCGCTCGGTCGGAGAAAATGCTGCTACAAGACATCTTCATCAACGCCACCAGTGATACGAGAGACTTCCGCGCCAATGTCAACACAGACGGCGTAGACACAGTATACGCTAACAACATCACTTTCCTACGATGGACAATCGACAACGGAgacgacagcatcagcatgAAGCAGAATAGCACAAACATTTACATTGAAGACTGCACCTTCTACAATGGACAGTCTCTGGCGATGGGAAGCATTGGACAATATCCTGGCCAAATTGAAGTCATCGAAAACATTACTGCTCACAACATCAAATGCTTCAATACAGGCTACGGAGGCCGAGTGAAGACATGGACAGGCAAGAACAAAGGCTTTCCCCCGAatggaggcggcggagggcTCGGCTGGGCGAAGAACATCACGTTCACCAACTTCGAGCTGAACGACGTTAATCTCGCCTGGGCGATCTCACAATGCACTTCCTACAATGGGCAGAGAGGAGACTGCAACACTTCTGACTTCAAG GTTTCGGACATGCATTGGGGCAATGCGAGAGGCACACTCAAGGGCGACCGTGTCGCAACATTGCAGTGCTCGGCAGAAGCGCCATGCTCGAACATCAATCTCTTTGATAATGAACTGTGGGCGCTGGACCAGGACATCCCATCTTACTCCTACCTCTGTGAGGCAGTGGAGAACACGATTGGATTCAACTGCACTGGTGCATGCAATGGACAGTGTCCTCGCTGA
- a CDS encoding uncharacterized protein (BUSCO:EOG09264PK5) yields MAPASTLVNKIKVQLKLSIARTRMVQQKDTALAKQQRREMAQLLELGKIESAKIRVENIIRSDLHTELLEVMELYCELLTARAGLMEAKECDPGLEEAVKSIIYAAPKIDGVKELSIVRQLLAEKYGKEFTLQAMENKDGKVPERVLKKTRVEPPAPELVEAYLSAIADAYGIDYPPGTKAAREAEQAADDEEDNDDEDDNPSGGQKVKALAEPLTTEELSKATPPRNLGPKSPVSVMPPSPSTDNVRPKVNLPGAPDLTPSKKMTDKLNGAKKDNGPGGKIPDIDELQKRFASLKR; encoded by the coding sequence ATGGCACCTGCATCGACGCTGGTGAATAAGATCAAGGTGCAGCTCAAGTTGAGCATTGCACGCACTCGCATGGTGCAGCAAAAGGATACGGCTctggcgaagcagcagcgcagagAAATGGcccagctgctggagctgggCAAGATCGAGAGTGCGAAGATCCGCGTCGAGAACATCATCCGCTCCGACCTGCATACAGAACTGCTCGAGGTCATGGAGCTGTATTGCGAGCTACTCACTGCACGAGCTGGACTTATGGAAGCGAAAGAGTGCGACCCCGGGCTGGAAGAGGCTGTGAAGAGCATAATCTATGCGGCGCCGAAGATTGATGGAGTCAAGGAGCTGAGCATTGTGCGGCAACTGTTGGCGGAAAAATATGGCAAAGAGTTCACGTTACAGGCAATGGAGAACAAAGATGGCAAAGTGCCAGAACGGGTGCTGAAAAAGACGAGGGTGGAGCCACCCGCTCCGGAGCTCGTGGAGGCATATCTCTCTGCCATTGCGGACGCATACGGGATAGACTATCCACCGGGCACGAAAGCTGCACGAGAGGCCGAGCAAGCggccgacgacgaagaggacaatgacgacgaggatgacaaTCCATCCGGCGGCCAGAAGGTCAAGGCACTTGCGGAGCCGCTCACGACGGAAGAGCTCAGCAAAGCAACTCCCCCGCGGAACCTGGGACCGAAGAGCCCTGTTTCAGTCATGCCGCCTTCGCCCAGCACGGACAACGTACGACCAAAGGTCAATTTGCCCGGGGCACCCGATTTGACGccatcgaagaagatgacggaTAAGCTGAATGGCGCCAAGAAAGACAATGGACCCGGCGGAAAGATTCCAGATATCgacgagctgcagaagaggttTGCATCGCTCAAACGATGA
- a CDS encoding uncharacterized protein (MEROPS:MER0005768), translated as MLFRALYTLFGAAATVTASPVASGHANHTIGPENGHLVIVGGNLQSDNIWQKIIELAGGPNSSIVVIPTAGGEPSYNESFASAVTLRELGANNVTVLHTYDPAVADTDEFVAPLLEADGIYFGGGRQWRLVDAYAGTKAERAFQSVLDRGGVISGSSAGASIQASFLARGDTANNQIMIGDHTVGFGYLKNAAVDQHVLVRNRHFDMFDILKVHPELLGISIDEDTALVVHKNEAEVLGSTYALIYDGKFYSSEGTELKTLPPTEARFYFLKSGDRYDLEAREVIVDEDDSTASDQDRSEL; from the exons ATGCTCTTCCGCGCGTTGTACACGCTTTTTGGCGCCGCGGCCACAGTCACTGCATCGCCCGTCGCGAGCGGCCATGCGAATCACACTATAGGGCCTGAGAATGGCCATCTCGTGATTGTCGGAGGCAATCTCCAGAGCGACAACATCTGGCAGAAGATCATCGAACTTGCTGGCGGTCCGAATTCATCAATCGTGGTCATTCCCACTGCAGGAGGCGAACCGTCCTACAACGAGAGCTTTGCGAGCGCTGTCACACTCCGAGAACTGGGAGCGAACAATGTG ACTGTGCTTCACACGTACGATCCCGCTGTTGCCGACACCGACGAGTTCGTGGCACCACTCCTCGAAGCAGATGGCATATActttggaggaggaagacaaTGGCGCCTGGTAGACGCATACGCTGGCACAAAAGCTGAGAGGGCCTTCCAATCCGTCCTGGACCGAGGCGGAGTCATCTCAGGATCGAGCGCAGGAGCCAGCATCCAGGCAAGCTTTCTTGCTCGTGGAGACACAGCCAACAACCAAATTATGATTGGTGACCATACGGTGGGCTTTGGATACCTGAAGAACGCAGCCGTGGATCAGCACGTGCTCGTGCGAAACAGGCATTTCGACATGTTTGACATCTTGAAGGTGCACCCAGAGCTGCTAGGGATTTCCATTGATGAGGACACAGCGCTGGTCGTACACAAGAACGAGGCGGAAGTTCTCGGCAGCACATATGCCTTGATCTACGATGGCAAGTTTTACTCTTCCGAGGGCACCGAATTGAAGACTCTCCCTCCTACGGAAGCTCGCTTTTACTTCTTGAAGTCAGGAGACAGGTATGACCTGGAGGCGCGAGAGGTGAttgtggatgaggatgattcTACCGCATCTGACCAAGACCGTTCTGAGTTATAG
- a CDS encoding uncharacterized protein (CAZy:AA3), with translation MGIYTKLPEEIRQVDVIVAGGKCFVRGTAGCVIASRLAEADPELSILVIEQGMNNHNIPEVVYPALFPQNLKEDSKTALFWQGNFAPQLGNRAPVVPSGGTLGGGSSINWMVYTRAQRSDFDSWNMPGWSANDLFPYLRKFETYHGRGEREHHGYDGPINISKGTFTAKRAENDFIEAAAKLGYRELKDLQNLDANDGVERWLRYVGPDGRRQDAAHRFLHPKLQSGGYPNLHVLTETHVVRVLIEGGRACGVEYQPNPKFSTDDTKRKIRASKMVCVSAGANATPLILERSGVGNPDVLRRAGVQLIQPLRGVGDQYQDHHLSLWAYRTDLSPREAINGFNDGRFDVHEAIRKHDELLGWNSMDASGKFRPTEADLKDLSPAFRRAWDRDFRNAPDRPLMIIALYNSFFGDYATLPDDAEYVSMACWTAYPYSRGSIHITGPEISDPIDFDVGYLKDADDVDVQKHIWSYKLQREMTRRMSLYRGEEAGSHPAFPKHSKAAIVEFADGPVPANAPKIQYTKEDDKIIEQKVRETVATTWHSLGTCKMAPREQGGVVDNTLSVYGIRGLKLADLSVPPENVGANTNNTALMIGEKAADIFIKELGLKARL, from the exons ATGGGCATCTATACCAAACTTCCCGAGGAGATCCGCCAGGTGGATGTGATTGTAGCCGGAGGCAAGTGTTTCGTCA GAGGCACTGCAGGATGTGTCATTGCTTCCCGACTCGCGGAGGCTGATCCAGAGCTCTCCATTCTGGTTATTGAGCAGGGCATGAACAATCACAACATTCCTGAAGTAGTGTATCCGGCTCTGTTCCCGCAGAACTTGAAGGAGGACAGCAAGACGGCCCTTTTCTGGCAG GGCAACTTCGCGCCCCAGCTAGGTAATCGCGCGCCTGTCGTTCCATCTGGGGGCACTCTCGGAGGCGG ATCGAGTATCAATTGGATGGTATACACGCGCGCGCAGCGCAGTGACTTTGACTCATGGAATATGCCGGGCTGGTCCGCAAATGATCTCTTCCCGTATCTCAGAAAGTTCGAGACATATCATGGCCGCGGTGAGCGTGAGCATCACGGATATGATGGTCCGATCAACATCTCCAAAGGCACATTCACTGCAAAGAGGGCAGAGAATGACTTTATCGAAGCCGCAGCCAAGCTTGGATATCGTGAGCTCAAGGACCTGCAGAATTTGGATGCCAACGACGGGGTCGAGCGCTGGTTGAGATATGTTGGACCAGATGGACGTCGCCAGGACGCTGCGCACAGGTTCTTGCATCCAAAGCTCCAGAGTGGCGGGTACCCGAACCTGCACGTCCTGACAGAGACTCAT GTCGTCAGAGTACTCATTGAAGGTGGACGAGCGTGCGGTGTGGAGTACCAGCCCAATCCAAAATTCAGCACCGATGATACGAAACGAAAAATTCGTGCCTCCAAGATGGTCTGCGTGTCTGCCGGCGCCAATGCTACGCCACTTATCCTCGAACGCTCAGGCGTCGGGAATCCCGATGTCTTGAGGAGAGCCGGAGTGCAACTGATCCAGCCTCTGCGAGGCGTCGGCGATCAGTATCAAGATCACCATCTATCACTGTGGGCATACCGTACCGATCTGAGTCCGCGTGAGGCCATTAATGG CTTCAACGATGGTCGCTTTGACGTTCATGAAGCGATCCGCAAGCATGATGAATTGCTCGGCTGGAACTCTATGGATGCCAGTGGCAAGTTCAGGCCGACCGAAGCCGATTTGAAGGACCTCTCCCCAGCATTTCGAAGAGCTTGGGACCGGGACTTTCGCAACGCCCCAGACCGTCCACTAATGATCATTGCACTATACAATAGTTTCTTTGGAGACTACGCAACCCTGCCTGACGATGCAGAATATGTCTCGATGGCATGCTGGACCGCCTACCCTTACTCAAGAGGATCAATTCATATTACTGGGCCAGAGATTTCGGATCCCATTGATTTCGATGTCGGATATCTGAaggatgctgatgatgtagATGTGCAGAAGCATATCTGGTCGTACAAACTACAGCGTGAGATGACTCGAAGGATGAG TCTCTACcgaggtgaagaagctggctcgCATCCCGCTTTTCCCAAGCACTCGAAAGCTGCGATCGTGGAATTCGCCGACGGCCCGGTACCAGCCAATGCGCCCAAGATTCAGTATACTAAGGAGGATGACAAGATCATCGAGCA GAAAGTCAGGGAGACAGTAGCCACCACATGGCACAGCCTTGGAACTTGCAAAATG GCACCGAGAGAGCAAGGTGGCGTGGTTGATAACACCCTGAGCGTCTACGGCATCAGAGGCTTGAAACTCGCCGACTTGTCGGTGCCACCGGAGAATGTTGGTGCCAACACGAATAACACGGCTCTCATGATCGGCGAGAAGGCAGCCGACATCTTCATCAAAGAGCTTGGCTTGAAAGCTAGGCTCTAG